From the Brachyhypopomus gauderio isolate BG-103 chromosome 5, BGAUD_0.2, whole genome shotgun sequence genome, one window contains:
- the hars gene encoding histidine--tRNA ligase isoform X1, producing the protein MATVGLACARLCVGLLRGHTAPCLRPVRAFSAMTAAQIDEEVAKLLQLKAQLGGDDGKHVFVLKTAKGTRDYNPKQMAIREKVFNTIISCFKRHGAETIDTPVFELKETLTGKYGEDSKLIYDLKDQGGELLSLRYDLTVPFARYLAMNKITNIKRYHIAKVYRRDNPAMTRGRYREFYQCDFDIAGQYDPMIPDAECLKIVYEILSELDLGDFRIKVNDRRILDGMFAVCGVPDEKFRTICSTVDKLDKAPWEDVKNEMVNEKGLSEEVADQIGEYVSMQGGMDLAERLLQDPKLSQSKQACAGLADMKQLFSYLQLFQVTDKVMFDLSLARGLDYYTGVIYEAVLCQTLQAPVVAEQNGAVPGDEANVSVGSVAGGGRYDGLVGMFDPKGKKVPCVGVSIGIERIFSLMEQKAELSAEKVRTTETQVLVASAQKNLLEERLKLTSELWNAGIKAEVLYKKNPKLLTQLQHCEESGIPLVAILGEQELKDGVVKLRTVASREEVDVSREQLVEELKRRTSELP; encoded by the exons ATGGCCACGGTGGGGCTGGCCTGTGCTCGTCTGTGTGTGGGACTGCTGCGTGGACACACTGCTCCATGTCTCCGTCCTGTGCGGGCCTTCTCTGCTATGACGGCGGCTCAG ATCGATGAGGAAGTTGCCAAACTGTTACAGCTAAAGGCCCAACTCGGAGGGGACGATGGCAAGCATGTGTTTGTTCTCAAAACAGCCAAG GGGACCAGAGATTATAACCCCAAACAAATGGCCATCAGAGAAAAAGTCTTCAACACCATCATCAGCTGCTTTAAACGCCACGGTGCTGAAACCATCGACACCCCGGTCTTTGAACTCAAG GAAACATTGACGGGGAAGTATGGTGAGGACTCCAAACTCATCTATGACCTTAAGGACCAGGGAGGAGAGCTTCTGTCTTTGAGATATGATCTCACT GTTCCCTTTGCTCGCTATTTAGCCATGAACAAAATCACCAACATCAAACGCTACCACATAGCCAAAGTGTACCGGAGAGACAACCCAGCCATGACTCGGGGCCGGTACAGAGAGTTCTACCAGTGT GATTTTGACATTGCCGGTCAGTATGACCCAATGATCCCAGACGCAGAGTGTCTGAAGATCGTGTATGAGATCCTGAGTGAGCTGGACCTGGGCGATTTCCGCATTAAG GTGAATGACAGGCGCATTCTTGATGGGATGTTTGCGGTGTGTGGAGTTCCAGACGAGAAGTTCCGAACCATCTGCTCCACCGTGGACAAACTGGACAAG GCACCATGGGAAGATGTGAAGAATGAGATGGTAAATGAAAAGGGCTTGTCGGAGGAGGTGGCAGATCAGATCGGAGAGTACGTTAGCATGCAGG GTGGGATGGACCTGGCCGAGAGGCTCCTCCAAGACCCTAAGCTTTCCCAGAGCAAGCAGGCCTGTGCTGGACTTGCTGACATGAAACAGCTCTTCAGTTACCTGCAGCTGTTCCAGGTCACAGACAAG GTAATGTTTGACCTGAGTCTGGCGCGGGGTTTGGATTATTACACCGGCGTCATCTACGAGGCCGTTCTGTGTCAGACGCTTCAGGCTCCCGTGGTCGCCGAGCAGAACGGGGCCGTGCCCGGCGACGAGGCCAACGTGAGCGTGGGCAGCGTGGCGGGCGGCGGCCGCTACGACGGCCTGGTGGGCATGTTCGACCCCAAAGGCAAAAAGGTGCCCTGTGTGGGTGTCAGTATCGGCATCGAGAGGATCTTCTCCCTAATGGAACAAAAAGCGGAG TTGTCGGCAGAGAAAGTGCGCACGACAGAAACCCAAGTTCTGGTAGCCTCAGCACAGAAGAACCTGCTGGAAGAGAGACTGAAACTCACTTCTGAGCTGTGGAATGCTGGAATTAAG GCGGAGGTGTTGTACAAGAAGAACCCAAAGCTTCTGACGCAGCTCCAGCACTGTGAGGAGTCGGGCATCCCCTTGGTGGCCATTCTGGGTGAGCAGGAGCTCAAAGACGGAGTCGTCAAACTGCGCACCGTGGCGAGCAGAGAAGAG GTGGACGTGTCCAGGGAACAACTGGTTGAAGAGCTGAAGAGAAGGACCTCAGAGTTACCGTAG
- the dnd1 gene encoding dead end protein 1 isoform X1 codes for MEGDLLQALNPERLRSFQHWLETTSITVTQVNGQRKYGGPPPGLRVWKREAGELCYAPPSTELVLGKEFVVCVQDWSGPVPGLGCEVFIGSLPRDIFEDRLIPLFQSVAPLYEFRLMMNFSGQNRGFAYAKYGLPAHASAAIQALHQYPLQDAVRLIVKKSTEKRQLCLGELPASMSEDALLMSLHMLSDGVQGVTLKAPGPKGKGTCGLVLYSSHYFASMAKKMLVQAFKRQYGICISVRWFPGSSNSRREEREDSPSPLACLGPSHVPRAPPTPLHVPAQRAAHREPLPHPSLPLRPPLLSRVVGGPALPAWRRVQPSAVAEAHLRWLCEQLGLGLPFYDMHYHHTDGHLSFKYRVLIPGLPGPFCGTASILPRSGSSSMEDEARCIAAEQVIKAMTSA; via the exons ATGGAGGGAGACCTGTTGCAG GCTTTGAACCCAGAGAGACTGAGGTCTTTTCAACACTGGCTTGAGACAACGTCCATCACCGTGACACAGGTTAATGGTCAACGGAAATATGGCGGTCCTCCTCCGG GGCTCCGAGTCTGGAAGAGGGAAGCTGGAGAACTCTGCTATGCACCACCGTCAACGGAGCTTGTGCTTGGGAAGGAGTTTGTTGTTTGTGTTCAAG ACTGGAGTGGTCCTGTCCCCGGTCTGGGCTGCGAGGTCTTCATCGGCAGTCTCCCGCGGGACATTTTCGAGGACCGCCTGATCCCGCTCTTCCAGAGCGTGGCTCCGCTCTACGAGTTCCGCCTGATGATGAACTTCAGCGGGCAGAACCGCGGCTTCGCCTACGCCAAGTACGGGCTGCCCGCGCACGCCTCCGCCGCCATCCAGGCCCTCCACCAGTACCCGCTGCAGGACGCTGTGCGGCTCATCGTTAAGAAGAGCACTGAGAAGAGGCAGCTGTGTCTGGGGGAGCTGCCGGCCAGCATGAGCGAGGACGCTCTGCTCATGTCACTGCACATGCTGTCTGACGGAGTCCAAGGGGTCACCTTAAAGGCGCCGGGGCCGAAGGGCAAGGGCACCTGTGGTCTGGTGCTCTACTCCTCCCACTATTTTGCTTCCATGGCCAAGAAGATGCTGGTGCAAG CCTTCAAGAGGCAGTATGGCATCTGCATCTCCGTCCGCTGGTTCCCTGGCAGCTCCAACTCCAGACGTGAGGAGCGTGAAGACAGCCCCAGCCCCCTCGCCTGTCTGGGTCCGAGTCATGTCCCCAGGGCTCCTCCCACCCCTCTCCACGTCCCGGCTCAGAGAGCCGCCCACCgggagcccctcccacacccgtCCCTGCCCCTTCGCCCACCTCTCTTGTCCCGAGTGGTTGGGGGTCCGGCCCTGCCGGCCTGGAGGAGGGTGCAGCCCTCTGCTGTGGCTGAGGCACATCTACGATGGCTGTGTGAGCAACTGGGTCTGGGCCTGCCGTTTTACGACATGCATTACCACCACACCGACGGCCATCTCTCCTTCAAGTACAGAGTCCTGATACCAGGGCTGCCCGGGCCATTCTGTGGCACTGCAAGCATCCTCCCCAGGTCAGGCAGCAGCTCCATGGAGGACGAGGCCCGGTGCATCGCCGCCGAACAGGTCATCAAAGCCATGACCTCTGCATAA
- the dnd1 gene encoding dead end protein 1 isoform X2 codes for MEGDLLQALNPERLRSFQHWLETTSITVTQVNGQRKYGGPPPDWSGPVPGLGCEVFIGSLPRDIFEDRLIPLFQSVAPLYEFRLMMNFSGQNRGFAYAKYGLPAHASAAIQALHQYPLQDAVRLIVKKSTEKRQLCLGELPASMSEDALLMSLHMLSDGVQGVTLKAPGPKGKGTCGLVLYSSHYFASMAKKMLVQAFKRQYGICISVRWFPGSSNSRREEREDSPSPLACLGPSHVPRAPPTPLHVPAQRAAHREPLPHPSLPLRPPLLSRVVGGPALPAWRRVQPSAVAEAHLRWLCEQLGLGLPFYDMHYHHTDGHLSFKYRVLIPGLPGPFCGTASILPRSGSSSMEDEARCIAAEQVIKAMTSA; via the exons ATGGAGGGAGACCTGTTGCAG GCTTTGAACCCAGAGAGACTGAGGTCTTTTCAACACTGGCTTGAGACAACGTCCATCACCGTGACACAGGTTAATGGTCAACGGAAATATGGCGGTCCTCCTCCGG ACTGGAGTGGTCCTGTCCCCGGTCTGGGCTGCGAGGTCTTCATCGGCAGTCTCCCGCGGGACATTTTCGAGGACCGCCTGATCCCGCTCTTCCAGAGCGTGGCTCCGCTCTACGAGTTCCGCCTGATGATGAACTTCAGCGGGCAGAACCGCGGCTTCGCCTACGCCAAGTACGGGCTGCCCGCGCACGCCTCCGCCGCCATCCAGGCCCTCCACCAGTACCCGCTGCAGGACGCTGTGCGGCTCATCGTTAAGAAGAGCACTGAGAAGAGGCAGCTGTGTCTGGGGGAGCTGCCGGCCAGCATGAGCGAGGACGCTCTGCTCATGTCACTGCACATGCTGTCTGACGGAGTCCAAGGGGTCACCTTAAAGGCGCCGGGGCCGAAGGGCAAGGGCACCTGTGGTCTGGTGCTCTACTCCTCCCACTATTTTGCTTCCATGGCCAAGAAGATGCTGGTGCAAG CCTTCAAGAGGCAGTATGGCATCTGCATCTCCGTCCGCTGGTTCCCTGGCAGCTCCAACTCCAGACGTGAGGAGCGTGAAGACAGCCCCAGCCCCCTCGCCTGTCTGGGTCCGAGTCATGTCCCCAGGGCTCCTCCCACCCCTCTCCACGTCCCGGCTCAGAGAGCCGCCCACCgggagcccctcccacacccgtCCCTGCCCCTTCGCCCACCTCTCTTGTCCCGAGTGGTTGGGGGTCCGGCCCTGCCGGCCTGGAGGAGGGTGCAGCCCTCTGCTGTGGCTGAGGCACATCTACGATGGCTGTGTGAGCAACTGGGTCTGGGCCTGCCGTTTTACGACATGCATTACCACCACACCGACGGCCATCTCTCCTTCAAGTACAGAGTCCTGATACCAGGGCTGCCCGGGCCATTCTGTGGCACTGCAAGCATCCTCCCCAGGTCAGGCAGCAGCTCCATGGAGGACGAGGCCCGGTGCATCGCCGCCGAACAGGTCATCAAAGCCATGACCTCTGCATAA
- the hars gene encoding histidine--tRNA ligase isoform X2 — MADKAQIQEAIKVQGEVVRKLKSEKASKEQIDEEVAKLLQLKAQLGGDDGKHVFVLKTAKGTRDYNPKQMAIREKVFNTIISCFKRHGAETIDTPVFELKETLTGKYGEDSKLIYDLKDQGGELLSLRYDLTVPFARYLAMNKITNIKRYHIAKVYRRDNPAMTRGRYREFYQCDFDIAGQYDPMIPDAECLKIVYEILSELDLGDFRIKVNDRRILDGMFAVCGVPDEKFRTICSTVDKLDKAPWEDVKNEMVNEKGLSEEVADQIGEYVSMQGGMDLAERLLQDPKLSQSKQACAGLADMKQLFSYLQLFQVTDKVMFDLSLARGLDYYTGVIYEAVLCQTLQAPVVAEQNGAVPGDEANVSVGSVAGGGRYDGLVGMFDPKGKKVPCVGVSIGIERIFSLMEQKAELSAEKVRTTETQVLVASAQKNLLEERLKLTSELWNAGIKAEVLYKKNPKLLTQLQHCEESGIPLVAILGEQELKDGVVKLRTVASREEVDVSREQLVEELKRRTSELP, encoded by the exons ATGGCCGATAAAGCGCAGATACAAGAAGCCATTAAAGTACAAGGAGAGGTTGTCAGGAAACTTAAATCTGAAAAGGCCAGCAAAGAACAG ATCGATGAGGAAGTTGCCAAACTGTTACAGCTAAAGGCCCAACTCGGAGGGGACGATGGCAAGCATGTGTTTGTTCTCAAAACAGCCAAG GGGACCAGAGATTATAACCCCAAACAAATGGCCATCAGAGAAAAAGTCTTCAACACCATCATCAGCTGCTTTAAACGCCACGGTGCTGAAACCATCGACACCCCGGTCTTTGAACTCAAG GAAACATTGACGGGGAAGTATGGTGAGGACTCCAAACTCATCTATGACCTTAAGGACCAGGGAGGAGAGCTTCTGTCTTTGAGATATGATCTCACT GTTCCCTTTGCTCGCTATTTAGCCATGAACAAAATCACCAACATCAAACGCTACCACATAGCCAAAGTGTACCGGAGAGACAACCCAGCCATGACTCGGGGCCGGTACAGAGAGTTCTACCAGTGT GATTTTGACATTGCCGGTCAGTATGACCCAATGATCCCAGACGCAGAGTGTCTGAAGATCGTGTATGAGATCCTGAGTGAGCTGGACCTGGGCGATTTCCGCATTAAG GTGAATGACAGGCGCATTCTTGATGGGATGTTTGCGGTGTGTGGAGTTCCAGACGAGAAGTTCCGAACCATCTGCTCCACCGTGGACAAACTGGACAAG GCACCATGGGAAGATGTGAAGAATGAGATGGTAAATGAAAAGGGCTTGTCGGAGGAGGTGGCAGATCAGATCGGAGAGTACGTTAGCATGCAGG GTGGGATGGACCTGGCCGAGAGGCTCCTCCAAGACCCTAAGCTTTCCCAGAGCAAGCAGGCCTGTGCTGGACTTGCTGACATGAAACAGCTCTTCAGTTACCTGCAGCTGTTCCAGGTCACAGACAAG GTAATGTTTGACCTGAGTCTGGCGCGGGGTTTGGATTATTACACCGGCGTCATCTACGAGGCCGTTCTGTGTCAGACGCTTCAGGCTCCCGTGGTCGCCGAGCAGAACGGGGCCGTGCCCGGCGACGAGGCCAACGTGAGCGTGGGCAGCGTGGCGGGCGGCGGCCGCTACGACGGCCTGGTGGGCATGTTCGACCCCAAAGGCAAAAAGGTGCCCTGTGTGGGTGTCAGTATCGGCATCGAGAGGATCTTCTCCCTAATGGAACAAAAAGCGGAG TTGTCGGCAGAGAAAGTGCGCACGACAGAAACCCAAGTTCTGGTAGCCTCAGCACAGAAGAACCTGCTGGAAGAGAGACTGAAACTCACTTCTGAGCTGTGGAATGCTGGAATTAAG GCGGAGGTGTTGTACAAGAAGAACCCAAAGCTTCTGACGCAGCTCCAGCACTGTGAGGAGTCGGGCATCCCCTTGGTGGCCATTCTGGGTGAGCAGGAGCTCAAAGACGGAGTCGTCAAACTGCGCACCGTGGCGAGCAGAGAAGAG GTGGACGTGTCCAGGGAACAACTGGTTGAAGAGCTGAAGAGAAGGACCTCAGAGTTACCGTAG
- the trappc11 gene encoding trafficking protein particle complex subunit 11, translating into MSPTQWDLPPELCCRPMAFVALTGLDVVYNAVHRAVWDAFCANRRADRVPISFKVLPGDHEYPKCRTKRTSYEWYIPKGILKTGWMNKHLNLVPALVVLFYELDWDDAQWKEKQSECATKVEIVRTSLQGRNTKVAVVLIQKKTPLPPGEDVVASERAAALCNACDLSGKSLFVLPHTDHLVGYIIRLENAFYEHAQTYYYNEIRRVKSHKEFLNKTTHQLLFVRHQFKTGFFSELKQDTQNALKHYRTAYGLVHELRAHETNMLEIKTLAGFINYKICRLCFQHNTPLDAIAQFRKHIDLCKKKIGSGELAFEHTAWMSKQFQSFGDLFDEAIKLGLTAIQTQNPGFYYQQAACYAQERKQQASQLCSHEPNVSYPSPDPLETLNGVLDFYGQRAWRQGHQSIDPPDPDKEKQGVLALQMKEKSVQHSELIIALLSNAVAQFKKYKCPRMKSHLMVQMGEEYYHAKDYTKALKLLDYVMCDYRTERWWSLLTSILCTALKCSYLMGHVKDYITYSMELIGRASTLREDQKSRIEKNLIRVLMNEAPEEEPDCDTVSVKAAQGLWADRLSLPAGNEFTIEVQDCVPFIQCKARFLCPSFHVDEPVQLHVYLRADCPHPVRFTKLAVSLSNQDYNQYCLVEEACKGKEILEPSSQENMCLVPGKTRKYCFKFVAKTEDVGRKIEITHVDLLLGVESGRCVYLNWRGGGGDAASTHEALQASRSFKRRTRLLGQQLDWDTVSIQASTMIISRVPRISVQLCHEPPALTNEMYCMTVTIQSEEDTVAKDVSLTAGLKPGQDANLTQTTHVTLDSSEVCDDAHPALLTDISIGDLEPGQKMEKKLYVRCVSTGSRIFLFHVSYAINSRVEGKAIACRCHKDDTVTIETVVPFDVAVKFVSTKCEHLDRVYVGVPFLLMVDILSSSPWPVHLVGSEVQLSSSMAPVDLPHSQVEGVVLQTGECGSECFSLKCPPALNGTSTVAAGLYLISWKRKSACSETPVVKTTVVLPHVMVETIPLYVHAELPSFGRVRESLPVWYHLENRTGMVQDVDVSVEPSDAFMFSGLKQVRMRILPGSVQDMVYNFYPLMAGYQNLPLLNISVLRLPSIPSQLLRRFLPTRIFIKPQGRNEDASIAAA; encoded by the exons ATGAGTCCGACGCAGTGGGACCTCCCCCCGGAGCTGTGCTGTCGACCCATGGCCTTCGTGGCGTTGACGGGCCTCGATGTGGTCTACAACGCTGTTCACAGGGCTGTGTGGGATGCCTTCTGTGCCAACAGGAGGGCAGACAGGGTGCCCATCTCCTTTAAAGTCCTTCCTGGTGACCACGAGTACCCCAAATGCAGAACCAAG AGGACCTCGTATGAGTGGTACATCCCCAAGGGCATCCTGAAGACGGGCTGGATGAATAAGCACCTGAACCTGGTGCCCGCGCTGGTGGTGCTCTTCTACGAGCTGGACTGGGATGACGCCCAGTGGAAGGAGAAGCAGTCGGAATGCGCCACTAAAGTGGAGATCGTCAG aacaagTCTGCAGGGAAGAAACACGAAGGTTGCAGTGGTTCTGATCCAGAAAAAGACTCCTCTCCCTCCAG GTGAGGATGTTGTGGCATCGGAGAGGGCAGCCGCTCTGTGTAACGCCTGCGATCTCTCTGGGAAGTCTCTGTTCGTCCTGCCCCATACGGATCATCTGGTGGGCTACATCATCAG GCTGGAGAACGCGTTTTACGAACACGCTCAAACGTATTACTACAACGAGATCCGGAGAGTGAAATCACACAAGGAGTTCCTCAATAAAACAACTCATCAG CTTCTGTTTGTGAGGCATCAGTTTAAAACCGGCTTCTTCAGTGAGCTGAAGCAGGACACACAGAATGCCCTGAA ACACTATAGAACTGCGTATGGTCTTGTCCATGAGCTTCGAGCCCATGAAACCAACATGCTTGAGATCAAGACTTTGGCCGGGTTCATCAACTATaaa ATCTGCAGGCTGTGTTTCCAGCACAACACCCCGCTGGACGCCATCGCCCAGTTCAGGAAGCACATCGACCTTTGCAAGAAGAAGATTGGGAGTGGAGAGCTGGCCTTCGAGCACACCGCCTGGATGTCTAAGCA gTTCCAGTCGTTTGGTGATCTGTTTGATGAGGCCATCAAGCTAGGCCTCACGGCCATACAGACACAGAACCCTGGCTTCTACTACCAGCAGGCTGCCTGCTATGCACAGGAGCGCAAGCAGCAAGCCAGCCAGCTCTGTAGCCATGAG CCAAACGTGAGCTACCCCTCCCCGGATCCACTGGAGACGCTCAACGGCGTGCTGGACTTTTATGGGCAGAGAGCTTGGAGACAGGGCCATCAGA GTATTGACCCCCCTGACCCTGACAAGGAGAAACAAGGCGTCCTTGCCCTGCAGATGAAGGAGAAGAGTGTTCAGCACTCG GAGCTGATCATTGCACTACTCAGCAATGCCGTTGCACAGTTCAAGAAGTACAAGTGTCCTCGTATGAAGAGTCAcctga TGGTCCAGatgggagaggagtactaccACGCCAAGGACTACACCAAAGCCTTAAA GCTGTTGGACTACGTGATGTGTGATTATCGGACGGAGCGCTGGTGGAGTCTGCTGACGTCTATTCTGTGCACAGCGCTGAAGTGCTCCTACCTGATGGGCCATGTCAAAGACTACATCACCTACTCCATGGAGCTGATAGGAAGAG cttcCACTTTGCGGGAGGATCAGAAGTCTAGGATTGAGAAGAACCTAATCAGAGTCCTCATG AACGAGGCTCCGGAGGAGGAGCCAGACTGTGACACGGTCTCGGTGAAGGCAGCTCAGGGGCTGTGGGCTGATCGCCTCTCCCTCCCTGCTGGGAATGAGTTCACCATCGAGGTGCAGGACTGCGTACCATTCa TCCAGTGCAAGGCCCGGTTCCTGTGTCCCAGCTTCCACGTGGACGAGCCCGTGCAGCTGCACGTGTACCTACGGGCCGACTGTCCCCACCCGGTCCGCTTCACCAAGCTGGCCGTCAGCCTCAGCAACCAG GACTACAACCAGTATTGCTTGGTGGAGGAAGCTTGTAAGGGGAAGGAGATTCTAGAACCTTCCTCTCAGGAGAACATGTGCCTGGTTCCTGGAAAGACCCGGAAATACTGTTTCAAATTTGTGGCCAAGACTGAGGACGTTGGTCGAAAGATAGAG ATCACCCACGTGGACCTGCTGCTGGGCGTGGAATCTGGCCGCTGCGTGTACTTGAACTGgaggggcgggggaggggacgCCGCGTCTACCCACGAGGCCTTGCAGGCGTCCCGCTCCTTTAAGAGGAGGACACGTCTGCTGGGGCAACAGCTCGACTGGGACACCGTCTCCATCCAAGCCAGCACCAT GATCATATCTCGAGTGCCCCGTATCTCTGTGCAGCTGTGTCATGAGCCACCAGCACTGACCAATGAGATGTACTGCATGACGGTCACCATCCAATCAGAGGAGGACACTGTGGCCAAAGATGTCAGTCTTACTGCAGGCCTCAAACCAG GTCAAGATGCAAATCTCACGCAAACCACCCACGTGACTCTGGATAGCTCCGAGGTGTGTGATGACGCGCACCCCGCCCTGCTCACAGACATCTCCATCGGAGATCTAGAGCCAGGACAGAAG atggagaagaagcTGTATGTGCGCTGTGTGAGCACGGGCTCCAGGATCTTTCTCTTCCACGTCTCCTATGCCATCAACAGCAGAGTGGAGGGGAAAGCCATCGCCTGCAGATGTCACAAG GATGACACGGTTACTATAGAAACAGTGGTTCCATTTGACGTGGCAGTCAAGTTTGTGTCTACTAAG TGTGAGCACCTGGACCGTGTGTACGTGGGGGTGCCCTTCCTCCTGATGGTGGATATCCTCAGCTCCTCCCCGTGGCCTGTGCACCTCGTGGGCAGCGAGGTGCAGCTGTCCTCCAGCATGGCGCCCGTGGACCTGCCCCACAGTCAGGTGGAGGGAG TGGTGCTGCAGACAGGCGAGTGTGGCAGTGAGTGCTTCAGCCTGAAATGCCCTCCCGCTCTGAACGGCACCAGCACGGTGGCAGCAGGCCTCTACCTCATCTCCTGGAAGAG GAAATCGGCCTGCAGTGAGACCCCGGTGGTCAAAACAACCGTGGTCCTCCCTCATGTCATGGTAGAGACTATTCCCCTCTATGTCCATGCTG AGCTGCCGTCGTTTGGTCGTGTGCGGGAGTCCCTTCCTGTGTGGTACCACCTTGAGAACCGGACAGGCATGGTCCAGGACGTGGACGTGTCTGTAGAACCCAGCGATGCCTTCATGTTCTCTGGACTCAAACAG GTGCGTATGAGGATCTTGCCTGGGTCGGTGCAGGACATGGTCTATAATTTCTACCCCCTCATGGCTGGCTATCAGAACCTGCCTTTACTCAACATCAGCGTCCTGCGATTACCCAGCATTCCATCCCAGCTCCTGCGCCGCTTCCTCCCTACGCGCATCTTCATCAAG CCTCAGGGAAGGAATGAAGACGCCTCTATAGCCGCAGCCTGA